A stretch of Gallus gallus isolate bGalGal1 chromosome 2, bGalGal1.mat.broiler.GRCg7b, whole genome shotgun sequence DNA encodes these proteins:
- the BAMBI gene encoding BMP and activin membrane-bound inhibitor homolog isoform X1, translating to MCPIPSGVGTVGALSPLSAVPRAPLGEQPCAARHCPALPPPGGAAGGLAVRAQGRRRRPCPRRSPPASRRRRGAANGAARGACRPGPAPPVFTGREAPPPCQRSAPAVPPLRPQPGTGPQPQRWPRDGCARGRAAPRWRLWRAARPCLRGGLWRAGKWIAIPATSSSGCNWSCAPWPSCSPEVKSDATVMPHTVLRPAICANPSLAPASPDCLILRIHIPHLLMAAWTLLQAQLISAKPNRHKTTLAPPCPHWNAVMKICAITEDCTMFCLLPRDKGADINMTARILSPRYRN from the exons ATGTGCCCCATCCCATCCGGAGTGGGAACGGTCGGtgccctctctcctctctccgCCGTGCCTCGAGCTCCGCTGGGCGAACAGCCCTGCGCTGCACGGCACTGTCCCGCACTGCCGCCACCCGGGGGCGCCGCGGGCGGACTCGCCGTCCGGGCCCAGGGTCGACGGAGGCGGCCGTGCCCGCGGCGCTCCCCGCCCGCCTCCCGGCGGCGCCGCGGCGCGGCCAAtggggcggcgcggggggcgTGCCGTCCCGGCCCGGCGCCGCCGGTATTTACGGGGCGGGAGGCGCCGCCGCCGTGTCAGCGATCAGCGCCCGCCGTACCGCCGCTGCGCCCGCAGCCGGGGACGGGGCCGCAGCCGCAGCGGTGGCCGCGCGACGGCTGCGCCCGCGGTCGAGCGGCTCCTCGGTGGAGGCTGTGGCGGGCGGCTCGGCCGTGCCTGCGGGGCGGGCTGTGGCGGGCGGGTAAATGGATCGCCATTCCAGCTACATCTTCATCTGGCTGCAACTGGAGCTGTGCGCCATGGCCGTCCTGCTCACCAGAG GTGAAATCAGATGCTACTGTGATGCCGCACACTGTGTTGCGACCGGCTATATGTGCAAATCCGAGCTTAGCGCCTGCTTCTCCAGACTGCTTGATCCTCAGAATACACATTCCCCACTTACTCATGGCTGCTTGGACTCTATTGCAAGCACAGCTGATATCTGCCAAGCCAAACAGGCACAAAACCACTCTGGCACCACCGTGTCCACATTGGAATGCTGTCATGAAGATATGTGCAATTACAGAGGACTGCACGATGTTTTGTCTCCTTCCAAGG GACAAGGGAGCAGATATCAACATGACAGCAAGAATCTTATCACCAAGGTACAGGAACTGA
- the BAMBI gene encoding BMP and activin membrane-bound inhibitor homolog precursor — protein MDRHSSYIFIWLQLELCAMAVLLTRGEIRCYCDAAHCVATGYMCKSELSACFSRLLDPQNTHSPLTHGCLDSIASTADICQAKQAQNHSGTTVSTLECCHEDMCNYRGLHDVLSPSKGETSGQGSRYQHDSKNLITKVQELTSSKELWFRAAVIAVPIAGGLILVLLIMLALRMLRSENKRLQDQRQQMLSRLHYSFHGHHSKKGQVAKLDLECMVPVTGHENCCMTCDKMRHSDLSNDKILSLVHWGMYSGHGKLEFV, from the exons ATGGATCGCCATTCCAGCTACATCTTCATCTGGCTGCAACTGGAGCTGTGCGCCATGGCCGTCCTGCTCACCAGAG GTGAAATCAGATGCTACTGTGATGCCGCACACTGTGTTGCGACCGGCTATATGTGCAAATCCGAGCTTAGCGCCTGCTTCTCCAGACTGCTTGATCCTCAGAATACACATTCCCCACTTACTCATGGCTGCTTGGACTCTATTGCAAGCACAGCTGATATCTGCCAAGCCAAACAGGCACAAAACCACTCTGGCACCACCGTGTCCACATTGGAATGCTGTCATGAAGATATGTGCAATTACAGAGGACTGCACGATGTTTTGTCTCCTTCCAAGGGTGAGACTTCAG GACAAGGGAGCAGATATCAACATGACAGCAAGAATCTTATCACCAAGGTACAGGAACTGACCTCTTCGAAAGAATTATGGTTCAGGGCAGCTGTAATTGCTGTTCCTATAGCTGGTGGGCTCATTTTGGTGCTCCTTATCATGCTGGCCTTGCGGATGCTCAGGAGTGAAAATAAGAGACTGCAAGATCAACGACAGCAAATGCTCTCCCGTTTGCACTATAGTTTTCATGGACATCATTCGAAGAAAGGACAGGTGGCAAAATTGGACTTGGAATGCATGGTGCCTGTAACTGGTCACGAGAACTGCTGCATGACCTGTGATAAAATGAGACATTCGGACCTCAGCAATGATAAGATCCTATCGCTAGTCCACTGGGGAATGTACAGTGGACATGGGAAGCTGGAATTTGTATGa